The genomic stretch ACTCCCTAAAACTTTCAGGCACCACTCAGGAGAGCCTTTGGGAGCACAGATGTCACACTGAATTACACCCAACGAGCAGCGATACTTTAACCTGACACAGTTAAGTGATGTAGGTCATCCCTTGGATGCCTATCTAGGCTAACCTCTGAAAGCAGATGCCTTTGGAGTCCAGGAAAGGCTGTTTCACCTTTAAGTACAAGACTCTCATCCTAACTTAGGATACTGCCTAAACCTcactcttcctccctccccttagtttccagaagaaatatatttgcttCCAAGTCTGCTCATATCTGAACATAACTCCCAAAGAAGAGCTCCTAATGTCAAAGGAGGAAGTCTAAGGGGACAACCAGCTGGGAATTGCCTTGCAAAGATATTATATATCGTTCCCACTCCAGACTAGGACATCTAAAGCCACTACTCTAGTAGCGGTGCCATTTTTAAGCATCACATGCAATGCACAACTGGTAGGATCCCAGTCAAGTGGAGAGCCCCTTACGCTGATGCGCTCACTCCAGGTTGCACGTGGCAAGAGTGATGCTGCATAAATTACTTGCCCATGCACACGAGAAAAACACCCAGCcacaggagaaagcagagccacTACTTTGTCTTCTACCTGATTGAGGAGCACGGATGCAGAGGGTGCCAGACTTGGTGGGAGAATGATCTTCATAGTTCTTTTTGCAGCGGCAGAGGTACGTGCCCACACCATTGAAGCACTCCGCCTCCTCCCCGCAGAGGCTGACCCCAGCGCTGCACTCATTCACATCTGTAACGGGGGGAAATAGGAGCCATAAGTAAGTCAGGCTTGGCACAAAAGGGTTTACCCCAGAGAAAAGTGAAGCACCCACCTTTAACAAAGAGTGAAATAAGCTGCAGCTTCTCCGTTCCTACCGAGGTGCcaagcagctcctccagctgggAGCGCAGGAGCAGAGACACATTTCTCTCCTCTGGCTTCAGGTACAGCCAGAAGGTGAGTAGCAGGTTGGCACCACTCATCCTGTGGGCAGGGGAGAGCCCAGGGtgaggcaggaggaaagcatcACCACCAGGCCCAGCTCTAAAAGCCCATTTAGACCTCCCACTCACTTGTATTAGATTGTGGTGCTGCAGACTCTTGCAAAGATTATTTGTGACAAGAGGAAGCTTTGCACTTGGAccaagggaaaaaggaaagtccAGTAATGGCTCCTCACTTGGAGCTAGGTTGAAATGACTAGATATTCACATAAGGCAAATTGTAGTGGCAATTCACAGCCCCAAGTCAGCCTCAACCAAGTGTGGCAGGGACCTTGCTGACAGCTCCCAGCTTTCTCCAGCAGACACCATGGCAGGTGTGAGGATCCCCATTTTCTCCAGAGTTTAAATCTGTCTAGACCTGTTAAGGCCCTAGGCAGCACTAAACATCCATTTTTACCATCTTTCCTctagaaaacagacttttttcctactttcaAGTCAAGTTACAGACCACAGGAGAAGAGCAAGGCTGGGTctcagcctggggaaggagaaTGAGAACCCAAGCCACTGCTATCCAAGAAGTACTACAGGCTATAGCAGAGTCACCTGCcaagccagcagcacagcagtaaCCCTaccttttgatttcttttaactttatttCATTGACTCTGTTGGCAGAAAGCTTCAGGTTCTCCTGGATCTGCAAAGCAACAGAGTGACCAGCACTGATTTGAGGTTTGATGGGCAGGAGTATGGCAGCAAACAGTTTTTCTcattctccccttcccccttggACTTCCCCTTCACAAACCACTCACGACACATTAGATGTCCCATAGCCCAGCACTCTGGACCTTTTCTCTAGGAGAATATCAATCGCTTCCATCTGCTTAGCTTCATCTCAACCTCTGCCAACACACAAGCTAATTTGGGAAGAGGAAGGGCAATAGTAGCCCCAGGTAAGAGTTTAGGTACTAAACCattgcagagcagcagtggatggaTGGTGGCGTTCTAGGCTAGGCAGCAGACTGAACCCTGTACCTGCTCCAGTTTGTGCCCCAGAAAGGAAAGTTTAGATACAGCCCTGAAAGTAGATGCTCATACGCTTGCCATATTTTAGGCTGTGGCTTACAGCCTGCCCCATTTCTAGAGGCAAGTTACAGCCCTTTGTTGGTTGTATCCCTGTCTCTGCAATGCTTTTCTGCTGCCTTGTGATGGCACAGCACTATGAAGGGCTGCAGCAGCTAAACACCAGCCACTGTCACCAGGCACCCTGCAAGGGCATCGGCATTGGCCTCAGATGACAGATTACGACCAACACAAGCAACTCGGATGCTGGCTCATCGTGTGGCTTTAACAGAAAATCCCGGGAATGAAGGGCACAACATGGTCTCTAGTAGTTGAAGATTTGGGACAtcccatttgtttttctccccatgCCCAGACTTACATGATTTTTCATAGATTCAAGAAGACCCTTTTGGAGCTCACTTCCACCATGAGAAATCCAGTCCTTGAGTTTGATTTCAATAGTTACTTCAAACAGCACATCTACCAGAAGACACAAGATCCTAGCATGTTTAAGTCTACATGACACAAACAGGGTCCTTAAATGAGTTAGTCCTTAAACACCAACACTAGCAGAACAGCTCCACGAGGACATGCTTGCATAAATCAGTGTCACATGCATATTTCCAGAGGTTGTGCATTAGGTAGAACAAGTTGTAGAGTAACAGGTGAAAACAAACCTTAGCTAATGCTTGGTGCTGAATACCAGACTTGATCTTTCAGCAAAAGTATATAAAGCATTAATATGTATCTGATCACAGTCATGTTTCTTTAGCTATTATCTTTCCCAAAGGTATCATCATAATTTGTGATGGAGTCTAAAAGCCCACTTCTCTCACCCATCTCTGTTTGGGATCAGCTTAGATAAACTGCTGTGGTCTGGCTGAATCCAGGCTGGCACAGATTTGCCAGAGTCTGCTGTTTAAAACTTATTTATTCAGCAATATTTCTCCTATTCAAAGCTCAGGCTTCTTCTGTATTGACTCCTTTTTGCAAGCTATTTCTGTGACTTGCTTTGCCATATAAGCCCAGTATTATGCTGCTTAGTTGCTAATGCTCCCATAAGGGGGGGTTTCTTCTCTCCCTGGTCTGAGGAGAAGGACTCCTACAGGTTTCTTTTATTGGAGAAATTGAGGCTCATTCACAGTCAACAAGTAATGCTTGAACTCAAACAAGCCAGCATTTATGTCAGGTTTTGCATGTGAACTCAGGTTTCTCCAGGGTAAGTACAAAGTCGCCAATGCACAACTATGGGACTGCAGTGATATCTTAAAAATTACAATCTTCCAAGTGATTACTATGCAGAAGCACCTTCCACTGCTTTCTAAACTTGATAAGCAGGTGATGTCCACGCACACTGCACTTAGGGCAGTGTTTTAAGACAAGCTTAACTCTTTGCATCACTCACCTCCAGGATGGTGCTGGGATTGCAGTGCTGTGTGGTTCTCCAGAGGTGCCAGGGCAGAAACCAGATCTGTCAAAGCAAGGGAAAGAATCAGGCTGCTAACCTCAGTGTACCAGAAAGAGGTGGGAAAAGTACATTAGGTATGTGTCACTTTGCAAGAAGAGTACCATGTGCCAGCTCCTTCCCATATTCCTTATACTGAAATCAAGTATCAAGCTCTAAATACAATCTTCTCTACAGTGGGAAGTGCTTTTTAGAAGGAAATCACCCCAATAAACCTCATTTCCATTTCTGGAAGTGGATGAAATGTTATCTATGTGAAGCCACCAGAGCTCCTACAACCCACAGAGCTGCCTTGGACCCCAATGGAGCAAAGCAGCTTGTGTATTAATTAGCAACTGCAAAAGAGCTAAATAAATTTTTCCCCACATCTACAATGAAGGGGCAAGAACAgtttggagaggaagaaagaccAATTGAAAACatcttctcttctgccttcAGGCAGAAATTAATACATATCAGTGgctaaatatttctgtgaaagaagTCTACCATCAACTCCTAAGCTCTCTTAGGAGACaacctctcttttttcccctcttccctctcacGTCCGGAGCTCAAACTCAGTTATTGTGACTAGGAGCACTGTGCCAGGCTACAGCCAGAACTGTTTAAAACCAAGATGAACATTCATAGTCTGCTTTGGTATAAAGTCATGGCTGAGAGGCTGGCTCCTCCATGGATAATTCAAAGCACTTGGATTAGAAACCAGCCTGTCCCCATTAAGAACATCATCCCATAGATGCCCATGTTACAACAGATAATCCTATCTGTTCTCAAGTACCACCTTCCTTGGATACAGAAGGAGTCACAAGTGCTACCACATGGACCAAATTAAGGTAATATCCATGTCTACAAATAAAACCTCTTAAGAGGAGTGCTGCATCACTGGAGATGGATATTGCACAGTGTCAGGCATCAGTTCAGCCACAAATAACCCAGAAAACACCTTACCAAAGAGCTCTTCAGTCCTTTCTCCCAGAGATACTCTATCTCCAGCAGTCACACCAGGAGAGGGGTAGAGAGAAGGTTTTGTATTCATGTTTAGCAGTGGCTCTTCCAGCATCGGTGTCTGCGTGCAACGTGCAGCAGCAACCACTTCTTCTGACAGGCTGTCGCTGGCCTGATCCAGACCAGATGGTTTGGCAGAGACACCTACATTGTTGCTGGGCATCTCCGACAAAGGGACACCTGCTGAGCGACGTGGGACTACAGTGACCAGAGCAGACACCAGCTCTACATCCCCCTTTGCAATCTCCAAGGCAGATGGCTTGGCTTTATGCCCAGCATCTTgcccagctggagctggctcCACCACCACATCATCTTTAGTTTCTCTGCCCTCATTGCCACCATCCTTAAGGTTCCTTTCCAGCTTGGTTTCATCCCGCACCTGACCACAGTCACTCAGGTCAAGCTTGCTCAGGTTAGCACCAGACTGAGCATCTTCCATGAGATTGGGAGGGTGTTGGGCCTCTTCATCAGGGCTCACAAGCTCAGGCTGGATCCTGCCACCAGCAGGTGCAGCTGATGGGCCCGGAGAGGCTCTCAGCATGGACAGAAAACCTTTTGTTACCGCTGTCCTCCAGCTCTCTTTCTTAGAGGTCCCCTGGACAGGGTCTCGGTGAGCTATGGTATCATTTGAAGAGCCCACAATTTCAGAGTCTCTGAATACATAATACTGtcctttaaaatatctgtattcATGGCTTAGGGAACCACTCCCTGACAGAAACAACACATGCACTGCAGTAGCTTGTGCAGCAAAGATCAGAGTGCCTTGGTTGTGACAGGCGTACACCACTTTGGTTTCCAGACTTGATGATACCCCCTGGAAGATGATTTTGTCCTGGTTCTTGCCGCAGCCATCACTCCCCTGGAACCCCTGGATGTAGATGACAATATGCTTCTGGGGGCCTGCCCAGATGGTCCAGTTGCACCAGATGTTGGTTTTAATGTCAGCAAGAAATGGCAGGTAAAACATCCCAGACTGATCCTGAAAGATGAGGTGGCATCTCCTGATGGGGAAGTACTCTATTGCCCAGGGAGGTCCTAGCTCTGACACATcaggaaaatagaaaagaaacatgtcATCAACAGTTATTGTATGCACCAGGACATGGATACCATGCTTCTACAAGTGCTGCAAATTGCCACAGAAGAGGCCCCATTTCAgatcctctcctgctgcaagATTTCTAGTTTCAGCCCCTGGAGCCACATCTCAGCTCTGCATTTAGAGCTGAACTGGGGCCCCAGCTGCTCTACAAGCATCTGGCCCTTCACAGCTCATCCAGCCTTCAGCAGCTTTAATTACGTGGGTTTGCTTCCAACAGAGGTTTGGCCAAAAATACTACTTGCTGGAAGTCTtcctgtattgggtttgcatagcaaggttttggtagtggggcgTCTACacaggtggcttctgtgagaagctgctagaggCTTTGCCTGTGTccaatagagccaatgccaaccagctccaagacagatctgctgctggccaaggccatcagcgacagtggcagtgcctctgggataacacagatggggggggggaatcctgtgcaactgcagatggagagaggaatgagaacatgtaagaaacagccctgcagatacacaggtcagtgaagaaggagggggaggagatgctccaggtgctgaagcagagattcccctgcaacctgtggggaagaccatggtgaggcaggctgtctccctgcagtgcagggaggtccacggtggagcagatatccacctgcagcatatggaggaccccatgctggagcaggtggatgcctgaaggaggctgtgaccccatgggaagcctgtgTTGGATCAGGCTCCTGGCAGGTCCTGTGGACCCATGAAGAGAAGAGCCCATTCTGGAGCaatctgtgcctgaaggactgcagcccgtggaaaggacccacactggagcagttcgtgaagatctgcagcccatgggaagggtccatgctggagaagtttgtgaaggatgGTGCCCTGttggagggaccccatgctggagcaggggaagagcgagGAGTCATCCCATCCGGTTTCCCATTCCCCCcaaagaggaaggagcagcagagacaacatgtgatgaacggcccataacccccattccccatccccctgcaccactggtgCAGAaaaggtagagaatttgggagcaaagttgagcctgggaagaagggaggggtgggggaaaggtattttaagatttggttttatttcttattaccctactctgatttgaatggtaataaattaatttcccccaGTCAtgtctgttgtgcctgtgatggtaattggtgagtgatctctccctgtctttatctcagcccccaaacctttcattatattttccctcccctgtccagctgaggagggagagtgatagagcagctttggcaGGTACCTACCATCTAGCCcgggtcaacccaccacacttcCCCTCCCCAGACAGCAGGTTATGATTGCCAGGCGGGGACTGCAGGTGAAAGACACAGCCTCATCCTTGACCCCACCAAGTACTTCTGCCTTCTAAAGATGGTTTGTGCCAAGATAAAAAGTACTGGGAGACCTACCAGCATGTTTCTGTTGCTGTCCTCCTGGCGTCTGGGTGTTTCTGGATACATCAGAAGGTTCCTGATGCTTTTGGCCTTTCAACAGTGTTTCTCCCCACAGGGCTGTGGGATGACCAGGGTGTGCAGGAGTGGTGCTTGAGGAGACatttctctgctctcctgcaccCACTTGGAGAGCTTCTgtggttttctgcattttaaatccCCCAAAGATGGAGGCAGATGCCAGTTTGTCACTAGCAGCTGTGCCCTGATGCTGCACAGGCATCACATGCTCCTCTCTCCTCACTGCCCAGGTGCCAGGCCCAGAAGCTGGTGCCACCCCATCAGAGCCACTGCTCACATGGTCCTCAGGCCGAGGAAACACCACACCAGGCCTTGGGACAGTGACAGAAGCTGGAGAGGGACCCCTGGCCATCAAGCCCACAGAGGCTGAGGTTTCTCCTTGCTGGTCACCCACCTCTCCCAGCGCCACCTTTTGCATCCCAGAGCCAAGGCATCTGGGGGACCCATTTGTGCCCGGTTCAGAGGTTACTGATGGATGGTGAGATGGCAAAGGGGAGATCATCTTCCGTCCTCCTGGGCTAGCCAGCAAGATGCTTGTCCTTTGCCTAAGTCTGGCAGGGTCCAAATCCAAAGCAGCTGGCGGAGAGAAGACCAGCTTGGACACAGGCTCTACTTCTGGAGAAAGAGGTGCTTCAGGGATGAAATCAGTAGAGCCAAAGTCTGCAGGGACAGGTTCTGTGCAGGAAACCACCAGCGCAGGGATTGTTTCTGTCCCTAGGGTGGACATGGCTGTGGGAGAATGCTCCAGCCCTGTTGGCAAAGGGGGTACAACCAGCCCTGGCTGTGCAGCTCTGTCACTTTGGTGGTAGCAGCTTTGTACACCCAAGGAAGACACACAAGCTTTCTCAGCAGCTGGACGGTTGTGTGCTTGGGCATTCTGGGGAAGGCTTCCAGGGTCTGTAGGGGCTGACTGCAGGACATGACTGGTCTGGCCATGTGAATGAGGATGCTCTTGCAGGATGTCCCACGGTGCTGTGGGATGCAGCACTGTTTCCCCCCTGATGACTTCCCTAAATCTTTTCAAGGGGGAAATATCCATGAGCTTCGTATGTTGGAGGCCAGTTGTTCCCAGCTCAGGTTGAGTCATGGACAAATCCCTAAAACTGCTTTGGCTTCTCTCAGGTAGCAGATGCGAGTGGTCCCTCTTTACCACTTCATACAGGCTACTCAGGCTGGGCATCAGGTCCTTTGCAAGGCCATCAGCATCACTGCTCACTGTGCCATCAGTTGAAATGCTCAACTGGGGATGGCTTTCATCATTCTCTAAGCTGACTGTGCTGAGCCCTCGGTACATGGTGGTATCTGTGCTCTCTTTACTTTCTCTTCTGCCAGGGGACAAAGACTGCGAGTGTGCAGCCAAGTCCAGGCAACTTGTGCATGTTGGTTTAATAGTAAACTGTAGGTCACCCAGATCTTTCAGCTTCAGGGTAGGGTGTGGGACAGACCGGCTGTTCTCCAGACCTACACCTGCTGGGTGCAGAAAAGGCTCTGCTACCTGCAAGGCACCAAGCAAAGGTGTTTCCAAAAGCACACTTGAAACCCTGTGCATATAACCAAAACCCACAGtgatgtccctgctcacagaGAGGCTCTGCCCCCAGGTATCCTGTGCTGCAGTGGGGATTACACCCTCAGGTGTTCCTCTGCCTTGAGCTTCTTTGCAGCATCTCAGACCTTCTCGCAGCTCAGACCCCATTGCACAAGGAGCTTTTGTTTCCAGGAGTGGTGTCCTTGCCCGTTCATCTGGCACAAGCTCAACAGGACTTCCCACAGCAGTAGTACCCAGCATGATCCCTCTTCCCTGTATCAACTCACCACTTAACACTGTGGTCTTGCCAAGGCTCACGGTGCTACGTGTGGTTGCAAAGCCTGGCATATCTCTAAGGTTTTCAGCCCATCcagaatgaaaaatactatCTTGCTTTGGTAGTTTTGGAGCAGGAGTTTCAGAAATCACATCACCTTTGGAGGAAGATTCACCTTCCTGGTCTTGGAAGATGTAGTACTTCCCTTTAAATTGTGCATCTCTGCAGTTTGGCAAGTACCTCTTCAGCAACACAACGTGGACAGCCTGAGCAAATGTGGCAAAAACATGCGTCTCCTTTTTCCAGCAAGCATAAACCACACTGTTTTCCACCAGTGAAGAAACTCCTTCAAATAGGATTTTGTCCTCATTTTTGTTGCAACCCTCCTTAGTGATAAAGCCCtgaatataaattattatatGCTTTCTGGAGCCTGCCCAGATTGTCCAGTTGCACCAAAAGTCTATGGGAGAATCACCATGGTAGGCTGGGGGAGAAAACTCCCCATACTTGTCCTTCAGGACTCTGTGGCAGCTTCTTACAGGCACATATGCCAATATCCAAGGAGGCTCTGACCCTGGAAGACAAGAAGCAATAACCTCAAGTTTTCCTCCATCTCCACTTCCCCAAAAGAGTCACTAGTCCTTATtaccagaaattattttcaaggtCCCTCACCTCCCCATTTTGTCACCTCTCCAGTTTGTCAAGCAGGAGAACACACAAGTAACCCCACATCAGGTCCTGGGGTCAAGGGGAGGAGGCCACCTGAGCATGCACCCATGCACCAGCCTGGGGTGAGCCTAAAACTTCCATTCCAAGTGACAGTTTCCATCCACACCTGCTAGCAACCTACCCTAAACCTCCTCCCCATCAGCACTTAACCCACCTGTTTGTGCCACTCCAGAGTAGTTAGAAGACTGGGGGCAGCTGGAGAAGCCCcagccaccaccacctcctgccccatggGGAGCCAGGCTGTACCCCTACTGCTACCACCCCAGAGCAGGGCACACTCATGCTTCAAGTCCCCCCCTGACATGACCATGCAGGAGCACAGAGGTCCCAGCATGGCCACACATTTAGTGCCACTTGTCCCAGGGAGGCAGGTTCCCATCTGCAGGGTCAGGCTATTTAGGGATCAAAGATAAAGGCCTGGGGAATTGCCACATCTGGACGAGTTACAAAAGCAACGAGTGCACTGTTACATTTGTTGTTTATAcacctgcagagctggcaggtaGAGCTCTCCTGAAGGCATTTTCAACCCCTTTAAAGCAAAGGCTTCAGCCAAGAAAGAAGCCCTCAGAGCCTCAGTAGGATGAGCAACATTAGCATCTCACCATAGCTAAGTCAGCCCTCAAAGTGGGAAACCCCTTCCCTTGGGTGGGAAGAAATATAGTATTTTCCAAAAACACTATCTCAAAGCTAGAAGAGCCACAAGCCACTGATAGGTTTACCCTACAGGAGCACAATTAAAGTTTGGATTGAActtttgctgcttgttttaaTTGCTGACTAACAGTGATGTGCTGCAGCACATTGCTCCTGCCTCCAGGGTCCTGCACTGTGGTAGGGGTTTGGCAGGTGCAAGATAGCACCACATGTTATCTCCCATGctagcactgattttttttccctcccccagcaCTCAGTATCAGCcacatcccttccctctccatGCTACCCCAGGGCCACAACCCCAGGTTGTTTCTCCTGGCTTTCCACACCATGGCTTGAGGTACCCAACAAATTCTGGAGAGGATTTAttcaggctaaaaaaaaaaaaaggctggtcTGAGGATTAACTTACCTGGTTTAACCTTCTGATATTCCCAAGACGATCCACATGCCTATAAAGAAAAGAGACCCTTATTGCAGACCCAAGTACCACTGCCCATACTTGTAAAGCTGCTCAGAGATCTCAGCCCAAACCTGATGGGAAGGGAGCACCAGATCCACCGTGTCCTGGTAGCTTGGGGTTTTGCCTGTGCCTGGACCAAGCCCCTAGGCTACCTCATTTCTTCCATGTGATGATAAACATTtacccctccccacctccaaaAGCATTGGCTCTTTTATGCTGTTAGACCACAACCAGTACAAAAACATAGCAAGCAAAACCCAGCTGTGCTTTAATCCATAGGGGCCATGCAGAGGAGAGAAGGATTTATAAGCAGGCAGGACACTGCGCCCAGGAAGGGAGTTTCCTACAGGGAACCGAGTCCTTGCTTCCCATCACTCACCCCCGGTGCAGCACCAGCAGTATCGCAGCCAGCAGCATCACAGCAGGACCTCAGCATCGCCCCAGGAGCCTGCCTGCCAGTGGCAGGTCCCCACACCCAAGGCACCAGGAGCAGGGCCAGAAGCATCAGGGTAGGCAAAGGCTTCATAGCAGAGGTTTACTAGAGGCGCAACATTAAAATaagaccaaaaaagaaaaggaaaggaaaacctcTCCCTCTCTAAAATAACACCCCAGGCAAAGCAAACATGGAATCACCACCTTTCCCAGGCCCTCCCTAAACCACATGCCTGCGAAGGAGCTAGTCTGGGAGCCTACTCACTCATATACTGCCCTGTTACCCCTGTGATAGCAATTAGCTAATCAATTAAATGAGGCCAGCTATCACTCATTAGGGACAGACCTGCTCTTTCAATTTGCTGTCTAGTATTCCTC from Buteo buteo chromosome 9, bButBut1.hap1.1, whole genome shotgun sequence encodes the following:
- the LOC142034952 gene encoding uncharacterized protein LOC142034952, which gives rise to MLRASPGPSAAPAGGRIQPELVSPDEEAQHPPNLMEDAQSGANLSKLDLSDCGQVRDETKLERNLKDGGNEGRETKDDVVVEPAPAGQDAGHKAKPSALEIAKGDVELVSALVTVVPRRSAGVPLSEMPSNNVGVSAKPSGLDQASDSLSEEVVAAARCTQTPMLEEPLLNMNTKPSLYPSPGVTAGDRVSLGERTEELFDLVSALAPLENHTALQSQHHPGDVLFEVTIEIKLKDWISHGGSELQKGLLESMKNHIQENLKLSANRVNEIKLKEIKRMSGANLLLTFWLYLKPEERNVSLLLRSQLEELLGTSVGTEKLQLISLFVKDVNECSAGVSLCGEEAECFNGVGTYLCRCKKNYEDHSPTKSGTLCIRAPQSGISFFLRHADILVGAAIMAVLAMLVAAGAWCRVARWGWHPRRNLSPEELPVRAVEEPAMELHDLGECLHLDPFQLKLRARAPEWLWSIRAHSGQVYQVFPEQSTLL